In Pygocentrus nattereri isolate fPygNat1 chromosome 26, fPygNat1.pri, whole genome shotgun sequence, one genomic interval encodes:
- the zgc:152986 gene encoding dnaJ homolog subfamily B member 9: protein MADQVAEHADLLRSEKLQRQRLAWDKYESSMRENRQILHTVFIVKKVRFQPTHQVRAAAGCPCRRECCCRLRPSQQPSPSVYSPKPYELRRSWNRAAGNNLVKDAAPSGDRRSELCCRRESVERLKSRQTMALPVHLCVLLLCASVTECVSDFYSVLGVPRVATEKDIKKAFRQLALKFHPDRNRSPDAQQIFTQLAQAYEVLSDQERRRLYDLTHMDQCHEKAKGKPEPGCSVRDDKGGSYGNSDFPSYSLDDLLEMLRMEDLFMGEDDVGQGWNFALWDEFQEEEEDQFSFMFGIL, encoded by the exons ATGGCTGACCAGGTTGCGGAACATGCTGACCTCCTGCGGTCGGAAAAGCTGCAGCGGCAGCGTCTGGCCTGGGATAAGTATGAGAGCAGCATGAGGGAGAACAGGCAGATTCTGCACACTGTCTTCATCGTGAAGA AAGTGCGTTTCCAGCCCACTCACCAGGTACGAGCTGCAGCTGGTTGCCCATGTCGTCGTGAATGTTGTTGTCGCCTCCGCCCCTCTCAGCAGCCATCGCCGTCTGTTTACAGTCCAAAGCCCTACGAGTTGCGCCGGAGTTGGAATCGAGCAGCGGGCAATAACTTGGTGAAAGACGCAGCGCCATCTGGTGACCGGAGGTCGGAGTTGTGCTGTAGACGCGAGAGCGTGGAGCGTTTAAAAAG CAGACAGACAATGGCACTGCCAGTGCATTTGTGTGTCCTGTTGCTGTGTGCATCTGttactgagtgtgtgagtgattttTATTCGGTATTAGGAGTTCCTCGTGTCGCTACAGAGAAAGACATAAAGAAAGCGTTTCGTCAGCTGGCCCTCAAATTCCACCCTGACAGAAATCGCAGCCCAGATGCACAACAGATCTTCACACAACTTGCACAAG cCTATGAGGTGTTGTCCGACCAAGAGAGGCGGAGACTCTATGACCTGACGCACATGGACCAGTGCCATGAGAAGGCGAAGGGAAAGCCAGAACCGGGGTGCAGTGTCCGTGATGACAAAGGTGGTTCCTATGGTAACAGTGATTTCCCATCCTACAGTCTAGATGACCTGCTTGAGATGCTGCGGATGGAAGATTTATTCATGGGAGAAGATGATGTAGGTCAAGGGTGGAATTTTGCTCTGTGGGATGAGtttcaggaggaggaggaggatcaGTTCAGCTTTATGTTTGGAATTCTGTAA
- the crbn gene encoding protein cereblon gives MALRLSPSYCPLLDSNSGATRRALDCKQTAMAAERGGGDNNIHDDMGNQLQLVPENEEEEEDDMETEDRDSEDAEKPSIINFDPSLPTSHAYLGSDMEEFHGRTLHDEDSVQNLPVLPHAALILIPGQTLPLQLFRPQEVSMFRNLVSHDRTFAVLAHSPDASGGELKAEFGTTAEIYAFREEQEYGIETVKIKAIGRQRFKVHDIRTQADGIRQAKVQILPERILLDPLSALQLLSRVHTHASPTKHTQPQSQVQRCQNYRRRKLYPASMTPWPPWVYALYDSETLMSRVKRQLHEWDENLKDESLPTNAIDFSYRVAACLPIDDALRLQLLRIGSAIQRLRCELDIMDRCTSLCCKQCQDTEITTKNEIFSLSLYGPMAAYVNPHGYVHETLTVYKASNLNLIGRPSTLHSWFPGYAWTIAQCRTCGSHMGWKFSAVKKDLSPPRFWGLTRSALLPTIPQGEEGVEGSRLLCL, from the exons ATGGCGCTGCGTCTTTCACCAAGTTATTGCCCGCTGCTCGATTCCAACTCCGGCGCAACTCGTAGGGCTTTGGACTGTAAACAGACGGCGATGGCTGCTGAGAGGGGCGGAGGCGACAACAACATTCACGACGACATGGGCAACCAGCTGCAGCTCGTACCTG aaaatgaggaagaggaggaagatgatATGGAAACTGAGGATCGTGATAGTGAGGATGCAGAAAAACCGAGCATTATCAACTTTGACCCCAGCCTGCCAACTTCACATGCT taCCTGGGTTCAGACATGGAGGAGTTCCACGGCCGTACTCTTCACGATGAAGACAGTGTGCAGAATCTGCCTGTTCTCCCTCATGCTGCTCTCATACTTATCCCAGGCCAGACGCTGCCGCTGCAGCTTTTCCGACCGCAGGAGGTCAGCATGTTCCGCAACCTGGTCAGCCATGACCGCACATTCGCAGTTCTTGCACACAG TCCTGATGCAAGTGGAGGAGAGCTTAAAGCAGAGTTTGGCACAACAGCAGAGATCTACGCCTTTCGTGAAGAGCAGGAGTATGGCATtgaaacagtgaaaatcaaaGCTATTGGGCGGCAGCGCTTCAAAGTGCATGACATTCGCACACAAGCAGATGG GATTCGTCAGGCAAAAGTACAGATTTTGCCTGAGAGGATTTTACTTGACCCTCTGAGTGCACTTCAGCTCTTGTCtcgtgtacacacacatgcttcACCTACCAAGCACACACAACCACAAAGCCAAGTGCAGCGCTGCCAGAACTACAGACGG AGAAAGTTGTATCCTGCTAGCATGACACCATGGCCTCCCTGGGTTTATGCTCTCTATGACTCT GAGACTCTAATGAGCAGAGTAAAGAGACAGCTTCATGAATGGGATGAGAACCTCAAAGATGAATCTTTGCCTACAAACGCTATAG ATTTTTCATACAGGGTGGCTGCATGTTTGCCAATAGATGATGCTCTTAGACTTCAGCTTCTTAGGATTGGCAGTGCCATACAGAGACTGCGCTGTGAGCTGGACATCATGGACAGG TGCACATCTCTGTGCTGCAAACAGTGCCAGGACACAGAGATCACAACCAAGAATGAAATTTTCAG TCTGTCTCTGTATGGGCCAATGGCGGCTTATGTGAATCCACATGGTTATGTTCATGAGACACTGACTGTCTACAAGGCTAGCAACCTCAATTTGATTGGAAGACCTTCTACTCTGCACAGCTGGTTTCCAGG GTATGCATGGACGATTGCTCAGTGTCGGACGTGTGGTTCTCACATGGGCTGGAAGTTCTCGGCGGTGAAGAAGGATCTGAGTCCACCGCGCTTCTGGGGTCTGACTCGTTCTGCTCTCTTACCCACAATCCCCCAGGGCGAGGAGGGTGTGGAGGGCTCGCGCCTGCTCTGCCTGTGA
- the vhl gene encoding von Hippel-Lindau disease tumor suppressor — MPQPQQPVGRQQPLPLVRSLISRLQAHVVFCNRTPRTVKLVWINFNGEPQSYGDLQPLTGRRVTTYVGHPWMFRDSESDDPLLVNNKEMYLPSASENGQVSLANITLPVFSLRERCLQVVRKLVRSEDFPRLEIARTLQDELAQKPSIRADLQRISRRVEQKLLENREAQNT, encoded by the exons ATGCCCCAGCCTCAGCAGCCCGTGGGGAGGCAGCAGCCGCTCCCGCTGGTCCGCTCGTTGATCAGTCGCCTCCAGGCCCATGTGGTGTTCTGTAACCGGACTCCTCGAACCGTGAAGCTCGTCTGGATCAACTTTAACGGAGAGCCGCAGTCCTACGGAGACCTGCAGCCGCTGACGGGGAGGAGGGTGACTACTTATGTGG GGCATCCCTGGATGTTTCGTGATTCTGAGTCTGATGATCCCCTCTTGGTGAACAATAAGGAGATGTACTTACCCAGTGCATCGGAAAATGGCCAGGTGTCACTGGCCAACATCACATTACCAG TGTTCTCGCTGCGAGAGCGCTGTCTGCAGGTGGTGAGGAAGCTGGTGCGTAGTGAAGATTTCCCTCGCTTAGAAATTGCTCGCACTCTACAAGATGAACTTGCTCAGAAACCCAGCATCCGTGCTGACCTGCAGCGCATCAGCCGGAGAGTGGAGCAAAAACTACTGGAGAACAGAGAAGCACAAAACACGTGA